One genomic region from Pseudoduganella lutea encodes:
- a CDS encoding WD40/YVTN/BNR-like repeat-containing protein produces MARHAFIATRKGLFELTKQEGAWMLSAPHFPGDPVSIVLHDQRDGTTYAALSLGHFGAKLHRRDAGSLAWQEVAVPVYPPKPDDSDDKTDWTLKQIWSLEAGGPDQPGVLWAGTLPGGLFRSHDRGESWALVESLWHVPGRAEWFGGGYDTPGMHSICVDPRDSASILVGVSCGGAWLTNDGGKTWALRTQGMAARYMPPELVHDGAAQDPHRIVRCAGAPDVLWCQHHSGIWRSEDNGGHWEELQAPASSFGFAVAAHPTDGRTAWFVPAIADQQRVPVGAALAVNRTRDGGATFDTQRDGLPQRDCYDLVYRHGLAVADDGAMLLMGSTTGSLWLSDDGGARWHTIAAHLPPVYAVRFS; encoded by the coding sequence ATGGCGCGCCACGCATTCATTGCCACTCGCAAGGGGTTGTTCGAACTGACGAAGCAGGAAGGCGCGTGGATGTTGTCCGCGCCGCATTTTCCCGGCGATCCGGTCTCGATCGTGCTGCACGACCAGCGCGACGGGACCACCTACGCGGCGCTGAGCCTGGGCCACTTCGGCGCCAAGCTGCATCGGCGCGATGCCGGCAGCCTGGCGTGGCAGGAAGTTGCCGTGCCCGTGTATCCGCCCAAGCCGGACGACAGCGATGACAAGACCGACTGGACCCTGAAGCAGATCTGGTCGCTGGAAGCGGGCGGGCCGGACCAGCCCGGCGTGTTGTGGGCCGGCACCTTGCCGGGTGGGCTTTTCCGCTCGCACGACCGCGGCGAAAGCTGGGCGCTGGTCGAATCCTTGTGGCACGTTCCCGGGCGCGCCGAATGGTTTGGCGGCGGCTACGACACCCCGGGCATGCACAGTATCTGCGTCGATCCGCGCGACAGCGCCAGCATACTGGTTGGCGTGTCATGCGGCGGCGCGTGGCTGACGAATGATGGCGGCAAGACGTGGGCGCTCCGTACGCAAGGCATGGCGGCGCGCTATATGCCGCCCGAACTGGTACACGATGGCGCGGCCCAGGATCCGCATCGCATCGTCCGCTGCGCCGGCGCACCCGACGTGCTGTGGTGCCAGCACCATAGCGGCATCTGGCGGTCGGAGGACAACGGCGGCCACTGGGAAGAATTGCAGGCGCCGGCATCGTCGTTCGGCTTTGCCGTCGCGGCCCATCCCACCGACGGACGCACAGCATGGTTCGTGCCGGCCATTGCAGACCAGCAGCGGGTGCCTGTCGGTGCCGCGCTGGCAGTGAACCGCACGCGCGATGGCGGCGCCACATTCGATACGCAGCGCGACGGCCTGCCGCAACGGGATTGCTATGATCTCGTGTATCGGCACGGGCTGGCGGTGGCCGACGATGGCGCCATGCTGTTGATGGGGTCGACGACGGGCAGCCTGTGGCTGTCCGACGATGGCGGTGCCAGGTGGCACACCATCGCGGCCCATTTGCCGCCCGTGTATGCGGTACGGTTCAGCTAG
- a CDS encoding MoaD/ThiS family protein: MALIIFTQQLARFLPVPQFETDATTLRNALDAVATAHPRLTAYVLDDQGRLRANVVAFVDGRRCRDRALLDDPLRPGSTIHILQALSGG, encoded by the coding sequence TTGGCGCTCATCATCTTCACGCAACAACTGGCGCGCTTCTTGCCTGTGCCCCAGTTCGAGACAGATGCCACGACATTGCGCAACGCGCTCGATGCGGTGGCCACCGCCCACCCGCGCCTGACGGCCTATGTGCTCGATGATCAGGGCCGTCTGCGCGCCAACGTCGTTGCCTTCGTCGATGGCCGGCGCTGTCGTGATCGTGCCTTGCTGGACGATCCTCTCCGGCCTGGTTCCACCATCCACATCCTGCAGGCACTTTCCGGAGGCTGA
- a CDS encoding 2Fe-2S iron-sulfur cluster-binding protein, giving the protein MAVYRIRILPKEFEFDAEEGETLLHAAERAGIRLPSSCRNGTCRTCLCGSDGGRVRYLVEWPGLSFDERQAHDVLPCVAMAETDITLIAPAARKLP; this is encoded by the coding sequence ATGGCGGTGTACCGTATCCGCATCTTGCCCAAGGAGTTCGAGTTCGACGCGGAAGAAGGCGAAACCCTGTTGCATGCCGCCGAGCGCGCCGGTATCCGCCTGCCCAGTTCGTGCCGCAATGGTACCTGCCGTACCTGCCTGTGCGGCAGCGATGGCGGCCGTGTGCGTTACCTGGTCGAATGGCCCGGCTTGTCGTTCGACGAGCGGCAAGCGCATGACGTGCTGCCATGCGTGGCAATGGCGGAAACCGACATTACGCTGATTGCGCCGGCGGCGCGCAAACTCCCGTAG
- a CDS encoding lipopolysaccharide biosynthesis protein codes for MSLKKDVLHGLKWVAGAKFASQIISWVITIIVMRMLVPADYGLMAMASVFLAWCAMFVEMGLAPALVQAKEVSTQKLRQAFGLFMVVNFTVMLLLVACAPLAERFFAEPNLANLIRLMSLQFVLAPFGLVSEVILQRGLNFRARSLLDLSQSVLTAFVTLALAWWGMGVWSLALGILVAAVYRTVAVNIVAPFPHMPLFSWHGMRELFTFGGKISASRFLWFFFTQADTVIIGRTLGGEILGVYSVALHLASLPVQRVSGILNQVAFPALARYQNDRAAIGRQLLKAFELVSLVAFPILWGMAATASDIVLVFLGKHWEEAILPLRVLALIMPFRTVVQFLPAVTDAVGRPGIALQNGIVACTLMPIAFYAGTHWGIFGVAMAWALVYPVVLLINMHRMLGVIGLTMGEVALRMLPAMLSGAAMCAAVTGVHGMLDDMADRRIALAIQVGAGAVGYVAASCLLNRAAVVEIWSMLRRKRQVA; via the coding sequence ATGTCATTGAAGAAGGACGTCCTGCACGGACTCAAATGGGTTGCCGGCGCCAAGTTCGCCAGCCAGATCATCAGCTGGGTCATCACGATCATCGTGATGCGGATGCTGGTGCCGGCCGATTACGGCTTGATGGCAATGGCTTCCGTGTTCCTCGCGTGGTGCGCGATGTTCGTTGAAATGGGCCTGGCGCCAGCGCTGGTACAGGCCAAGGAAGTCAGCACCCAGAAGTTGCGTCAGGCTTTTGGCTTGTTCATGGTGGTCAATTTCACGGTGATGCTGTTGCTGGTCGCCTGCGCGCCGCTGGCCGAGCGTTTCTTTGCCGAACCGAATCTGGCCAACCTGATCCGGCTCATGTCGCTGCAGTTCGTGCTGGCGCCATTTGGCCTTGTGTCCGAAGTCATACTGCAGCGCGGCCTGAACTTCCGGGCCCGCTCGCTGCTGGACCTGTCGCAATCCGTGCTCACCGCCTTCGTCACGCTGGCGCTGGCCTGGTGGGGCATGGGTGTGTGGTCGCTTGCGCTGGGCATCCTCGTCGCCGCGGTTTACCGCACGGTCGCGGTTAACATCGTCGCGCCGTTCCCGCACATGCCGCTGTTCTCCTGGCATGGCATGCGTGAGCTGTTCACCTTCGGCGGCAAGATCTCCGCTTCGCGCTTCCTGTGGTTCTTTTTCACGCAAGCCGATACGGTGATCATCGGCCGCACGCTGGGTGGCGAAATCCTCGGCGTGTACTCGGTGGCGCTGCACCTGGCCAGTCTGCCGGTGCAACGGGTCTCCGGCATCCTGAACCAGGTCGCATTCCCGGCCCTTGCGCGTTACCAGAACGACCGCGCCGCCATCGGCCGCCAGTTGCTGAAGGCGTTCGAGCTTGTATCGCTGGTCGCGTTCCCCATCCTGTGGGGCATGGCCGCCACCGCCAGCGATATCGTGCTGGTCTTCCTCGGCAAGCATTGGGAAGAAGCGATCCTGCCACTACGTGTGCTGGCATTGATCATGCCCTTCCGCACCGTGGTGCAGTTCCTTCCCGCCGTCACCGATGCGGTCGGCCGGCCCGGTATCGCGTTGCAGAACGGTATCGTGGCCTGCACGCTGATGCCGATCGCGTTCTATGCTGGCACGCACTGGGGCATCTTCGGCGTGGCCATGGCCTGGGCACTGGTGTACCCGGTCGTCCTGCTGATCAACATGCATCGCATGCTGGGCGTGATCGGCCTGACAATGGGCGAAGTGGCGCTGCGGATGTTGCCGGCAATGCTGTCCGGTGCCGCCATGTGCGCGGCCGTGACAGGTGTGCACGGCATGCTCGACGACATGGCCGATCGCCGCATCGCGCTGGCTATCCAGGTTGGCGCCGGCGCGGTAGGTTACGTGGCCGCCAGCTGCCTGCTCAATCGCGCCGCCGTCGTTGAGATCTGGAGCATGCTGCGTCGCAAGCGACAGGTGGCCTGA
- a CDS encoding polysaccharide deacetylase family protein yields MKQPELDAAPATAAAVAIAAPATKAPLLEKSLLSLLSPGGRHGLSILIFHRVLPQKDALFPSEVDAVEFSAQVGMLKSHFNVLPLLEAVRRSKEGTLPPRAAAITFDDGYADNAEVALPVLQRHGLHATFFVATGFLNGGRMWNDSVYELVRRAPGGMLDATPLGLGAHPLHTLAERRQAIPALIGQLKYLPMAERQQQVDRLVALAGVALPDDLMMNTSQVRKLHAAGMGIGAHTVNHPILARLPDDEAREEIAQGKLALEDMIGASVPLFAYPNGKPGEDYEARHVAMARELRFEGAVSTSWGANRGRPDPFQLPRFTPWDRSRLRFVLRMARNLTTSARLA; encoded by the coding sequence ATGAAACAGCCTGAACTCGATGCGGCGCCCGCGACCGCTGCCGCCGTTGCGATTGCCGCCCCCGCCACCAAAGCCCCGCTGCTGGAGAAAAGCCTGCTGTCGCTGCTGTCGCCGGGTGGCCGGCACGGCCTCTCGATCCTGATCTTCCACCGTGTGCTTCCCCAGAAGGATGCATTGTTCCCGAGCGAGGTCGATGCCGTGGAATTTTCCGCGCAGGTCGGCATGCTCAAATCGCACTTCAATGTGCTGCCCCTGCTGGAAGCGGTACGGCGCTCGAAGGAGGGCACGTTGCCGCCGCGGGCGGCGGCGATCACCTTTGACGACGGCTATGCCGACAACGCCGAGGTGGCGCTGCCCGTCCTGCAGCGGCATGGCCTGCATGCCACATTCTTCGTGGCCACCGGTTTCCTGAACGGCGGTCGCATGTGGAACGACAGCGTGTATGAACTGGTTCGGCGCGCACCCGGCGGCATGCTCGATGCCACGCCGCTGGGCCTTGGTGCGCATCCGCTGCACACGCTGGCCGAGCGCCGCCAAGCCATCCCCGCGCTGATCGGGCAATTGAAATACCTGCCGATGGCCGAGCGCCAGCAGCAGGTCGACCGGCTGGTGGCGCTGGCCGGTGTCGCACTGCCGGATGACCTGATGATGAACACCAGCCAGGTGCGCAAGCTGCACGCGGCTGGCATGGGGATCGGCGCGCATACGGTCAATCACCCGATCCTGGCACGCTTGCCGGACGATGAAGCGCGCGAGGAAATTGCACAGGGCAAGCTGGCGCTGGAAGACATGATCGGCGCCAGTGTGCCGCTGTTCGCCTACCCGAACGGCAAGCCGGGCGAGGACTATGAAGCGCGCCACGTTGCGATGGCGCGCGAACTGCGTTTCGAAGGCGCAGTGTCGACCTCCTGGGGCGCGAACCGCGGCCGGCCGGATCCATTCCAACTGCCACGGTTCACACCATGGGACAGGAGCCGGTTGCGCTTCGTCCTGCGCATGGCACGCAACCTGACCACGAGCGCTCGCCTGGCGTAA
- a CDS encoding putative O-glycosylation ligase, exosortase A system-associated, protein MRDVIITLLVFGSLPYIFKRPSIGMVMWIWISVMNPHTQGWGFAREFPFAAIIAVTTVAAMVTNAHRKYRYPLTPVTITFLAFIAYMCLTAAFAIHPDQIMPQLIKVMKIMGMTIVVMMLLRKRKHVEWLIWTVVVSIGFYGVKGGIFTLRSGGQYRVWGPIGTFIDGNNEIALALVMTIPLMLYLYTLVTHKWAKRAMLLSMLLCALASLASYSRGAAIAMVAMLTFLWLKSRNKAMLGILLVLCVPVALVFMPEQWHARIDTIDEYEQDMSAMGRINAWWMAFHLANDRPLGGGFEIYDSHVFQLYAPIPEDVHAAHSIYFQVLGEHGWGGLAIYLTLGILTWLAGSRIISRSAPFAELAWAGNLARMVQVSLLGFAVGGAFLSLTYFDVPYYLMAAMVATQLIVERERKVLVPKPLINPLAPEPDPPDEKTPEEELRHETA, encoded by the coding sequence ATGAGGGATGTGATCATCACGCTGCTGGTGTTTGGTTCGCTGCCGTATATCTTCAAGCGTCCCTCGATCGGCATGGTCATGTGGATCTGGATCAGCGTGATGAACCCGCATACGCAAGGGTGGGGCTTTGCGCGTGAATTTCCGTTTGCCGCCATCATCGCGGTGACAACCGTGGCGGCGATGGTGACCAACGCGCATCGCAAGTACCGCTACCCCCTGACACCGGTCACCATCACATTCCTGGCGTTCATTGCCTACATGTGCCTGACAGCGGCATTTGCGATCCATCCTGACCAGATCATGCCGCAATTGATCAAGGTCATGAAGATCATGGGCATGACGATCGTCGTCATGATGCTGCTGCGCAAACGCAAGCACGTCGAATGGCTGATCTGGACAGTGGTGGTCTCGATCGGCTTCTACGGTGTCAAGGGCGGCATCTTCACGTTGCGCAGCGGTGGCCAGTACCGCGTCTGGGGGCCAATCGGTACTTTCATCGACGGCAACAATGAAATTGCGCTTGCATTGGTGATGACGATCCCGCTGATGCTGTACCTGTACACGCTGGTCACCCACAAATGGGCGAAGCGCGCCATGCTCCTGTCGATGCTGCTGTGCGCGCTGGCATCGCTGGCGTCCTATTCGCGTGGCGCGGCCATCGCGATGGTGGCGATGCTGACATTCCTTTGGCTGAAAAGCCGCAACAAGGCCATGCTTGGCATACTCCTGGTCCTCTGCGTACCGGTTGCGCTGGTCTTCATGCCCGAGCAGTGGCACGCCCGCATCGACACTATCGACGAGTATGAGCAGGACATGTCGGCGATGGGCCGCATCAATGCATGGTGGATGGCTTTCCACCTGGCCAATGACCGGCCGCTGGGCGGCGGTTTCGAGATCTACGATTCCCACGTGTTCCAGCTGTATGCACCGATCCCGGAGGATGTCCACGCCGCGCACAGCATTTATTTCCAGGTGCTGGGTGAGCACGGCTGGGGCGGGCTGGCGATTTACCTCACGCTCGGCATCCTCACCTGGCTGGCCGGCTCGCGCATCATCAGCCGCTCCGCCCCGTTTGCCGAACTGGCCTGGGCCGGCAACCTGGCGCGCATGGTCCAGGTCAGCCTGCTGGGCTTCGCGGTCGGCGGCGCCTTCCTCAGCCTCACCTATTTCGACGTGCCGTATTACCTGATGGCGGCAATGGTGGCCACCCAGCTGATCGTCGAGCGCGAACGCAAGGTGCTGGTGCCGAAACCACTCATCAATCCTCTTGCGCCCGAGCCCGATCCGCCGGATGAAAAGACCCCAGAAGAAGAGCTCCGCCATGAAACAGCCTGA
- a CDS encoding phenylacetate--CoA ligase family protein, with translation MSMQNARIRPAPYTALVTNLIFPLHERVKQHRSVAVRKQLEESQYWPEERLRDLQLQRLRRLLARAGTSVPYFRDLFAQIGFDPARDVRSLDDLARLPLMDKSVIRANVDRLKADDAVGLARFNTGGSSGEPLIFYIGKERVSHDVAAKWRATRWWNVDIGDPEIVVWGSPIELGAQDRVRALRDLLLRTHLLPAFEMSAAKLDGFVARIRAHKPRMLFGYPSALSHIARHARARGQRMDDLGIRVAFVTSERLYDEQRTQISDTFGCPVANGYGGRDAGFIAHQCPEGGMHITAEDIVVEILDPDGKPVPRGQAGEIVVTHLATGDFPFIRYRTGDIGVLGTEQCNCGRGLPLLQEIQGRSTDFLVAQDGTVMHGLALVYILRDLPQVQAFKIVQESLDLTHVQVVLAAPLDAQAFGKLQGQIERGFKARLGAGVVVEVMQVAEIAPEKSGKFRYVVSKVATGSVVA, from the coding sequence ATGAGCATGCAGAATGCCCGCATTCGTCCGGCGCCCTACACGGCGCTCGTCACCAACCTGATTTTTCCGCTGCACGAGCGCGTCAAGCAGCATCGCAGCGTGGCCGTGCGCAAGCAGCTCGAGGAATCGCAGTATTGGCCGGAAGAACGGCTGCGCGACCTGCAACTGCAACGCCTGCGCCGGCTGCTGGCACGGGCCGGGACGTCGGTTCCGTATTTCCGCGACCTGTTCGCGCAAATCGGCTTTGATCCGGCGCGCGACGTGCGCAGCCTGGACGACCTGGCCCGGTTGCCGCTGATGGACAAGTCGGTCATCCGGGCCAATGTCGACCGCCTGAAGGCGGACGATGCGGTGGGCCTTGCCCGCTTCAACACCGGCGGCTCCAGTGGCGAACCGCTGATCTTCTACATTGGCAAGGAACGTGTCAGCCACGACGTGGCCGCGAAATGGCGTGCCACACGCTGGTGGAACGTCGATATCGGCGATCCGGAAATCGTCGTATGGGGTTCACCGATCGAGCTCGGCGCGCAGGACCGGGTGCGCGCGCTGCGCGACCTGCTGCTGCGCACGCACCTGCTGCCGGCGTTCGAGATGTCGGCGGCCAAGCTCGATGGCTTCGTTGCCCGCATCCGTGCCCACAAGCCGCGCATGCTGTTCGGTTATCCATCAGCGCTGTCCCACATAGCCCGGCATGCCCGTGCCAGAGGGCAGCGCATGGACGACCTGGGCATCCGCGTGGCCTTTGTCACCTCCGAGCGGCTGTACGATGAACAGCGCACGCAGATATCCGACACGTTCGGCTGCCCGGTTGCCAACGGCTATGGCGGCCGCGATGCCGGCTTCATTGCCCACCAGTGCCCCGAAGGCGGCATGCATATTACCGCCGAGGATATCGTCGTCGAGATCCTCGACCCCGATGGCAAGCCGGTGCCGCGCGGCCAGGCCGGCGAGATCGTCGTGACGCACCTGGCGACCGGCGACTTTCCGTTCATCCGCTATCGCACCGGCGATATCGGCGTATTGGGAACCGAGCAGTGCAACTGCGGGCGCGGCTTGCCGCTGCTGCAGGAAATCCAGGGCCGCAGTACCGACTTCCTGGTGGCCCAGGATGGCACCGTGATGCATGGGCTGGCGCTGGTGTACATCCTGCGTGACTTGCCACAGGTGCAGGCGTTCAAGATCGTCCAGGAAAGCCTGGACCTGACGCACGTGCAGGTCGTGCTTGCCGCACCGCTCGACGCCCAGGCGTTCGGCAAACTGCAGGGCCAGATCGAACGCGGCTTCAAGGCACGCCTCGGTGCCGGCGTCGTGGTCGAGGTCATGCAGGTCGCCGAGATCGCGCCGGAAAAATCGGGCAAGTTCCGCTATGTGGTCAGCAAGGTAGCCACCGGGAGCGTGGTGGCATGA
- a CDS encoding glycosyltransferase family 4 protein, whose protein sequence is MTARSIGLVGPLPPPSGGMANQTLQLAALLRGEGIDVETVQVNAPYQPAWAGRIKGLRALARLLPYLVALWRAAGRVQVFHVMANSGWSWHLFAVPAIWIAHLRGKPVVVNYRGGEADGFLSRARRWVAPSLARTDAVIVPSGFLEAVFGKYGFATQVVPNIVNLERFSSARETQTGAGPRLLVARNLEPIYDNATALRAIVLVRERHPDATLVIAGSGPLREELERLAEELGIAGAVTFTGRVDNAAMAALYRNADVMLNPSLVDNTPNSVLEALACGVPVVSTHVGGVPYLVEDGRTALLVPPNAPEAMAAAVLRLATEPSLAASLRENGLRHVQQFTWSSVRPRLLAVYQHVLAIRAGTTAVSQP, encoded by the coding sequence ATGACGGCACGGTCGATCGGGCTCGTCGGCCCTCTGCCTCCACCCTCCGGCGGCATGGCGAACCAGACCTTGCAACTGGCCGCCTTGCTGCGTGGCGAAGGGATCGACGTCGAGACCGTGCAGGTCAACGCGCCCTACCAGCCGGCGTGGGCTGGTCGCATCAAGGGCTTGCGCGCCCTGGCGCGACTTTTGCCGTACCTGGTCGCCCTCTGGCGCGCAGCCGGGCGAGTACAGGTGTTCCACGTGATGGCCAACTCCGGCTGGTCATGGCACCTGTTTGCCGTGCCGGCGATCTGGATCGCGCATCTGCGTGGCAAGCCGGTCGTCGTGAATTATCGCGGGGGCGAAGCCGATGGCTTCCTGTCCCGCGCACGCCGTTGGGTCGCACCGAGCCTGGCACGGACGGATGCCGTCATCGTGCCGTCCGGTTTCCTGGAAGCCGTGTTCGGCAAATATGGCTTTGCAACGCAAGTCGTACCGAACATCGTCAACCTGGAACGCTTCTCATCGGCCCGGGAAACGCAAACCGGCGCGGGCCCGCGCCTGCTGGTTGCCCGCAACCTCGAACCGATCTACGACAATGCCACCGCGCTGCGTGCCATTGTCCTGGTGCGTGAACGCCATCCTGATGCGACCCTTGTGATTGCGGGCTCCGGGCCGCTTCGCGAAGAGCTGGAACGGCTGGCTGAGGAACTGGGCATAGCAGGCGCCGTCACATTCACCGGCCGTGTCGATAACGCGGCCATGGCGGCGTTGTACCGTAACGCGGATGTGATGCTCAATCCCAGCCTCGTCGACAACACGCCCAATTCCGTCCTGGAAGCACTGGCTTGCGGCGTGCCCGTGGTCAGCACGCATGTTGGCGGCGTGCCCTATCTCGTCGAAGACGGGCGCACGGCGCTGCTGGTGCCGCCGAATGCGCCGGAAGCGATGGCGGCTGCCGTGCTGCGGCTGGCAACCGAGCCTTCGCTGGCGGCGTCGCTGCGCGAGAACGGTCTGCGGCACGTACAGCAATTCACCTGGTCGAGCGTGCGTCCGCGCCTGCTCGCCGTCTATCAACACGTGCTGGCCATTCGCGCCGGCACTACCGCGGTGAGCCAGCCATGA
- a CDS encoding TIGR04063 family PEP-CTERM/XrtA system glycosyltransferase, which translates to MGTSDISGIASRPLRILHVLDHSIPLHSGYTFRTRSILQQQRALGWITEHITSPKHAAAAEMTGDTQETIDGLRFFRTEPALGMLSRMPVLNQLAVINRLAARLLQVAQEVKPDILHAHSPALNAVAALRVGRKLGIPVVYEIRAFWEDAAVDHGTSKEWGVRYRLTRAMETWALKRVDAATTICEGLRSEIVGRGIPAQKIEVIPNAVDVGDFSVGGARDEALARTLGLEDKTVLGFIGSFYAYEGLNVLLDAVPAMLAQQPGLRVLLVGGGPQDAALRAQAKVLGIEGQVVFTGRVPHKEVQRYYNLVDVLCYPRLKMRLTDLVTPLKPLEAMAQGRLLAASDVGGHRELIEDGRTGVLFAAGDAAALARRVLALLAAPEQWQQLKEQGRRFVENERNWATSVARYRKVYANLIAGERK; encoded by the coding sequence ATGGGAACGTCCGACATTTCAGGCATCGCCTCCCGGCCGCTCAGGATCCTGCACGTGCTGGATCATTCGATCCCCCTGCACAGCGGCTATACATTCCGCACGCGTTCCATCCTGCAGCAGCAGCGCGCACTCGGATGGATTACAGAACACATCACCAGCCCCAAGCATGCGGCGGCGGCCGAGATGACAGGAGACACGCAAGAAACCATCGACGGGCTGCGCTTTTTCCGTACCGAACCGGCGCTGGGCATGCTGTCCCGGATGCCCGTGCTGAACCAGCTGGCCGTGATCAACCGGCTGGCTGCGCGCCTGCTGCAGGTGGCGCAGGAAGTCAAGCCGGATATCCTGCATGCGCACTCGCCCGCCCTCAATGCGGTGGCCGCGCTTCGCGTGGGCCGCAAGTTGGGCATTCCTGTCGTCTATGAAATCCGCGCTTTCTGGGAAGATGCGGCCGTGGACCACGGCACCAGCAAGGAGTGGGGGGTGCGCTACCGCCTTACCCGGGCGATGGAAACGTGGGCACTGAAGCGCGTCGATGCCGCGACCACGATCTGCGAGGGGTTGCGCTCGGAGATCGTGGGCCGCGGCATCCCCGCCCAAAAGATCGAGGTGATTCCAAATGCGGTCGATGTCGGCGATTTCTCGGTCGGCGGTGCGCGCGATGAGGCACTGGCACGCACGCTGGGTCTCGAAGACAAGACCGTATTGGGCTTCATCGGTTCGTTCTATGCGTATGAAGGCCTGAACGTGCTGCTCGACGCGGTGCCGGCAATGCTGGCACAGCAGCCTGGATTGCGGGTACTGCTCGTTGGCGGCGGCCCGCAGGACGCCGCATTGCGCGCCCAGGCCAAGGTCCTTGGTATCGAGGGGCAGGTGGTCTTCACGGGCAGGGTACCCCACAAGGAAGTGCAGCGTTACTACAACCTGGTCGATGTGCTTTGCTACCCGCGCCTGAAGATGCGGTTGACGGATCTCGTCACACCCCTGAAACCACTCGAAGCGATGGCGCAGGGACGGTTGCTGGCTGCATCGGACGTGGGCGGGCACCGCGAGCTGATCGAGGATGGTCGTACCGGCGTGCTGTTCGCGGCAGGCGATGCCGCCGCGCTGGCGCGCAGGGTGCTGGCACTGCTGGCTGCACCGGAGCAGTGGCAGCAGTTGAAGGAGCAAGGCCGGCGCTTCGTCGAGAACGAGCGCAATTGGGCGACAAGCGTGGCGCGGTATCGCAAGGTGTACGCCAACCTGATAGCGGGAGAGCGTAAATGA